Proteins from a single region of Synchiropus splendidus isolate RoL2022-P1 chromosome 3, RoL_Sspl_1.0, whole genome shotgun sequence:
- the sycp2l gene encoding synaptonemal complex protein 2-like isoform X9 — MAEVSAGRRTDLRRRAFLQSLCSDRTQMETLLEEHLQRADPAGVVSLIHFEGLNHSAVVQLDLLVTKLLSRSHFHKVSVLLKALERLTWDGTLVQLGLPAKASAPVEEALEQAVLSDSLFQVCFWFRAVSRRLTSDPPTETLHCLTESFYDYFLCLSQTSLPVHQLSAVLSHLTELAVKPDMYFSLGLEAIRTFNAVLDCLSPERRRRIQVQKNQAQILSQLSTAVLTAADYELQVGLTEALCRLTPRKKRLQRARGWFPQPGVCAAFCDIRDGDFELDCRRFLNFLNRCRSDQMRVRTFPCRQTFLDSAELCKPKDKPLEPFWIDFNTGSKSVTFFTDDPQSCLWSSVHLSSDNVDQYSIRLQKGECTSASMRPARGALNPLSFLPDSNVPQSVLRVHLISPITHLGNTGQTVKILFNPEDHQDLEESLKAVFLEGEKSSKARRCLRVLPLSPSNKQPTSEPRRKSRAEALFDLVVPSTASYNSGVLMVPDPDSQERGSPSVSSRSRKRSLPDSGLVSDRNEDGCSPKLRREEEGAQRRKDTSASPGNDGAKPTSGAVPKSRGAFTVVFPQDSDRCCEDGDQPGEESEGPQLTSTSAGFTRLVQNLKGGLMESWRRVEEELQKPLSQCQQRVASLLQDVRRHSNRPTAGTCCHQVAHGTALSPAQDQCCRSVARPVADGSHSPESRQPS, encoded by the exons ATGGCCGAGGTTTCAGCGGGAAGACGAACAGACTTGCGACGCCGAGCATTTCTTCAGAGCTTGTGCTCTGACAGGACACAG ATGGAGACCCTGTTGGAGGAGCACCTGCAGCGGGCTGACCCTGCGGGCGTGGTCTCGCTCATCCACTTTGAGGGTTTGAACCACTCGGCAGTGGTGCAGCTGGACCTGCTGGTGACCAAG CTGCTGAGCCGATCGCACTTCCACAAAGTGTCCGTCCTCCTGAAGGCCCTGGAGCGCCTGACCTGGGACGGGACGCTGGTGCAGCTGGGACTGCCTGCCAAGGCGAGTGCTCCAGTGGAGGAAGCCTTGGAGCAGGCTGTtctctctgactctctcttTCAGGTTTGTTTTTGGTTCCGAGCTGTCTCCCGGcgcttgacctctgaccccccaACAGAGACGCTTCACTGTCTGACAGAGAGCTTCTATGATTATTTCCTG tgtctgagtcAAACGTCGCTTCCAG TGCACCAGCTGTCTGCGGTTCTCAGCCATTTGACGGAGTTGGCTGTAAAACCAGACATGTATTTCTCTCTTGGACTGGAG GCCATCAGAACATTCAATGCTGTGCTGGATTGTCTGAgtccagagaggaggaggaggatccagGTGCAGAAGAACCAAGCTCAGATACT GTCACAGTTGTCAACAGCGGTTCTGACGGCTGCAG ATTACGAGCTGCAGGTCGGCCTGACAGAAGCTTTGTGTCGGCTGACTCCGCGGAAGAAGAGGCTGCAGCGAGCCCGTGGCTGGTTCCCTCAGCCCGGCGTCTGCGCTGCCTTCTGTGACATCAGAGATGGAGACTTCGAGCTG GACTGCCGTCGTTTCCTCAACTTCCTGAACCGTTGCCGTAGCGACCAGATGAG GGTGCGAACCTTCCCGTGCCGTCAGACGTTCCTGGACTCGGCAGAG CTCTGTAAACCCAAAGACAAGCCCTTGGAACCGTTCTGGATCGACTTCAACACAGGATCCAAATCTGTGACCTTCTTCACGGATGACCCTCAG AGTTGTCTGTGGAGTTCTGTTCATCTGTCCAGTGACAACGTGGACCAGTACAGCATTCGGCTTCAGAAGGGCGAGTGCACTTCAGCGTCCATGAGACCGGCGCGCGGAGCCCTCAACCCTCTGTCTTTTCTCCCAGACTCGAATGTCCCACAGTCGGTTTTGAGGGTCCACTTGATCTCTCCCATCACTCACCTGGGCAACACAGGCCAGACGGTCAAGATTCTCTTCAACCCAGAGGACCATCAAGACCTGGAGGAGTCTCTGAAGGCAGTGTTTCTG GAAGGCGAGAAGAGCAGCAAGGCTCGGCGATGTTTGAGAG TTCTTCCTCTGTCCCCAAGCAACAAGCAGCCCACCTCTGAG CCTCGGAGGAAGAGCAGAGCGGAGGCCCTCTTCGACCTGGTGGTCCCGAGCACAGCCTCCTACAACTCAG GCGTTTTGATGGTGCCAGACCCAGACAGCCAGGAGCGAGGGAGCCCGTCG GTCAGCAGCCGGAGCAGGAAGCGCTCACTTCCTGACTCAG GCCTCGTGTCGGATAGAAATGAAGATGGTTGCTCACCGAAGTTGAgaagggaagaagaaggagcgCAGAGGAGGAAGGACACCTCGGCGTCTCCAG GGAATGACGGAGCAAAGCCGACCTCAGGAGCTG TGCCAAAAAGCAGAGGGGCTTTTACTGTCGTCTTTCCCCAAGATTCAGACCGATGCTGTGAAGATGGCGACCAACCAGGTGAGGAGAGCGAGGGCCCTCAGCTGACCAGCACGTCGGCCGGCTTCACGCGACTGGTTCAGAACCTCAAAGGTGGACTCATG GAGTCCTGGCGGcgagtggaggaggagctgcagaagccTCTGAGCCAGTGTCAGCAGCGTGTGGCGTCACTGCTCCAGGACGTCCGCCGTCACAG CAACCGACCCACCGCAGGTACATGTTGCCACCAGGTAGCACATGGAACTGCACTGAGCCCAGCTCAGGACCAATGCTGCCGCTCTGTTGCCCGTCCAGTGGCAGACGGCTCTCACAGCCCAGAGTCCCGCCAGCCGTCCTGA
- the sycp2l gene encoding synaptonemal complex protein 2-like isoform X8 — translation METLLEEHLQRADPAGVVSLIHFEGLNHSAVVQLDLLVTKLLSRSHFHKVSVLLKALERLTWDGTLVQLGLPAKASAPVEEALEQAVLSDSLFQVCFWFRAVSRRLTSDPPTETLHCLTESFYDYFLCLSQTSLPVHQLSAVLSHLTELAVKPDMYFSLGLEAIRTFNAVLDCLSPERRRRIQVQKNQAQILYNPTRTATMARLPAVSARALLSVSLCRSQLSTAVLTAADYELQVGLTEALCRLTPRKKRLQRARGWFPQPGVCAAFCDIRDGDFELDCRRFLNFLNRCRSDQMRVRTFPCRQTFLDSAELCKPKDKPLEPFWIDFNTGSKSVTFFTDDPQSCLWSSVHLSSDNVDQYSIRLQKGECTSASMRPARGALNPLSFLPDSNVPQSVLRVHLISPITHLGNTGQTVKILFNPEDHQDLEESLKAVFLEGEKSSKARRCLRVLPLSPSNKQPTSEPRRKSRAEALFDLVVPSTASYNSGVLMVPDPDSQERGSPSVSSRSRKRSLPDSGLVSDRNEDGCSPKLRREEEGAQRRKDTSASPGNDGAKPTSGAVPKSRGAFTVVFPQDSDRCCEDGDQPGEESEGPQLTSTSAGFTRLVQNLKGGLMESWRRVEEELQKPLSQCQQRVASLLQDVRRHSNRPTAGTCCHQVAHGTALSPAQDQCCRSVARPVADGSHSPESRQPS, via the exons ATGGAGACCCTGTTGGAGGAGCACCTGCAGCGGGCTGACCCTGCGGGCGTGGTCTCGCTCATCCACTTTGAGGGTTTGAACCACTCGGCAGTGGTGCAGCTGGACCTGCTGGTGACCAAG CTGCTGAGCCGATCGCACTTCCACAAAGTGTCCGTCCTCCTGAAGGCCCTGGAGCGCCTGACCTGGGACGGGACGCTGGTGCAGCTGGGACTGCCTGCCAAGGCGAGTGCTCCAGTGGAGGAAGCCTTGGAGCAGGCTGTtctctctgactctctcttTCAGGTTTGTTTTTGGTTCCGAGCTGTCTCCCGGcgcttgacctctgaccccccaACAGAGACGCTTCACTGTCTGACAGAGAGCTTCTATGATTATTTCCTG tgtctgagtcAAACGTCGCTTCCAG TGCACCAGCTGTCTGCGGTTCTCAGCCATTTGACGGAGTTGGCTGTAAAACCAGACATGTATTTCTCTCTTGGACTGGAG GCCATCAGAACATTCAATGCTGTGCTGGATTGTCTGAgtccagagaggaggaggaggatccagGTGCAGAAGAACCAAGCTCAGATACTGTATAACCCCACACGCACAGCAACGATGGCGCGACTCCCTGCAGTGAGTGCCAGGGCcctgctctctgtctccctctgtaGGTCACAGTTGTCAACAGCGGTTCTGACGGCTGCAG ATTACGAGCTGCAGGTCGGCCTGACAGAAGCTTTGTGTCGGCTGACTCCGCGGAAGAAGAGGCTGCAGCGAGCCCGTGGCTGGTTCCCTCAGCCCGGCGTCTGCGCTGCCTTCTGTGACATCAGAGATGGAGACTTCGAGCTG GACTGCCGTCGTTTCCTCAACTTCCTGAACCGTTGCCGTAGCGACCAGATGAG GGTGCGAACCTTCCCGTGCCGTCAGACGTTCCTGGACTCGGCAGAG CTCTGTAAACCCAAAGACAAGCCCTTGGAACCGTTCTGGATCGACTTCAACACAGGATCCAAATCTGTGACCTTCTTCACGGATGACCCTCAG AGTTGTCTGTGGAGTTCTGTTCATCTGTCCAGTGACAACGTGGACCAGTACAGCATTCGGCTTCAGAAGGGCGAGTGCACTTCAGCGTCCATGAGACCGGCGCGCGGAGCCCTCAACCCTCTGTCTTTTCTCCCAGACTCGAATGTCCCACAGTCGGTTTTGAGGGTCCACTTGATCTCTCCCATCACTCACCTGGGCAACACAGGCCAGACGGTCAAGATTCTCTTCAACCCAGAGGACCATCAAGACCTGGAGGAGTCTCTGAAGGCAGTGTTTCTG GAAGGCGAGAAGAGCAGCAAGGCTCGGCGATGTTTGAGAG TTCTTCCTCTGTCCCCAAGCAACAAGCAGCCCACCTCTGAG CCTCGGAGGAAGAGCAGAGCGGAGGCCCTCTTCGACCTGGTGGTCCCGAGCACAGCCTCCTACAACTCAG GCGTTTTGATGGTGCCAGACCCAGACAGCCAGGAGCGAGGGAGCCCGTCG GTCAGCAGCCGGAGCAGGAAGCGCTCACTTCCTGACTCAG GCCTCGTGTCGGATAGAAATGAAGATGGTTGCTCACCGAAGTTGAgaagggaagaagaaggagcgCAGAGGAGGAAGGACACCTCGGCGTCTCCAG GGAATGACGGAGCAAAGCCGACCTCAGGAGCTG TGCCAAAAAGCAGAGGGGCTTTTACTGTCGTCTTTCCCCAAGATTCAGACCGATGCTGTGAAGATGGCGACCAACCAGGTGAGGAGAGCGAGGGCCCTCAGCTGACCAGCACGTCGGCCGGCTTCACGCGACTGGTTCAGAACCTCAAAGGTGGACTCATG GAGTCCTGGCGGcgagtggaggaggagctgcagaagccTCTGAGCCAGTGTCAGCAGCGTGTGGCGTCACTGCTCCAGGACGTCCGCCGTCACAG CAACCGACCCACCGCAGGTACATGTTGCCACCAGGTAGCACATGGAACTGCACTGAGCCCAGCTCAGGACCAATGCTGCCGCTCTGTTGCCCGTCCAGTGGCAGACGGCTCTCACAGCCCAGAGTCCCGCCAGCCGTCCTGA
- the sycp2l gene encoding synaptonemal complex protein 2-like isoform X4 — protein sequence MAEVSAGRRTDLRRRAFLQSLCSDRTQMETLLEEHLQRADPAGVVSLIHFEGLNHSAVVQLDLLVTKLLSRSHFHKVSVLLKALERLTWDGTLVQLGLPAKASAPVEEALEQAVLSDSLFQVCFWFRAVSRRLTSDPPTETLHCLTESFYDYFLCLSQTSLPVHQLSAVLSHLTELAVKPDMYFSLGLEAIRTFNAVLDCLSPERRRRIQVQKNQAQILYNPTRTATMARLPAVSARALLSVSLYYELQVGLTEALCRLTPRKKRLQRARGWFPQPGVCAAFCDIRDGDFELDCRRFLNFLNRCRSDQMRVRTFPCRQTFLDSAELCKPKDKPLEPFWIDFNTGSKSVTFFTDDPQSCLWSSVHLSSDNVDQYSIRLQKGECTSASMRPARGALNPLSFLPDSNVPQSVLRVHLISPITHLGNTGQTVKILFNPEDHQDLEESLKAVFLEGEKSSKARRCLRVLPLSPSNKQPTSEPRRKSRAEALFDLVVPSTASYNSGVLMVPDPDSQERGSPSVSSRSRKRSLPDSGLVSDRNEDGCSPKLRREEEGAQRRKDTSASPGNDGAKPTSGAVPKSRGAFTVVFPQDSDRCCEDGDQPGEESEGPQLTSTSAGFTRLVQNLKGGLMESWRRVEEELQKPLSQCQQRVASLLQDVRRHSNRPTAGTCCHQVAHGTALSPAQDQCCRSVARPVADGSHSPESRQPS from the exons ATGGCCGAGGTTTCAGCGGGAAGACGAACAGACTTGCGACGCCGAGCATTTCTTCAGAGCTTGTGCTCTGACAGGACACAG ATGGAGACCCTGTTGGAGGAGCACCTGCAGCGGGCTGACCCTGCGGGCGTGGTCTCGCTCATCCACTTTGAGGGTTTGAACCACTCGGCAGTGGTGCAGCTGGACCTGCTGGTGACCAAG CTGCTGAGCCGATCGCACTTCCACAAAGTGTCCGTCCTCCTGAAGGCCCTGGAGCGCCTGACCTGGGACGGGACGCTGGTGCAGCTGGGACTGCCTGCCAAGGCGAGTGCTCCAGTGGAGGAAGCCTTGGAGCAGGCTGTtctctctgactctctcttTCAGGTTTGTTTTTGGTTCCGAGCTGTCTCCCGGcgcttgacctctgaccccccaACAGAGACGCTTCACTGTCTGACAGAGAGCTTCTATGATTATTTCCTG tgtctgagtcAAACGTCGCTTCCAG TGCACCAGCTGTCTGCGGTTCTCAGCCATTTGACGGAGTTGGCTGTAAAACCAGACATGTATTTCTCTCTTGGACTGGAG GCCATCAGAACATTCAATGCTGTGCTGGATTGTCTGAgtccagagaggaggaggaggatccagGTGCAGAAGAACCAAGCTCAGATACTGTATAACCCCACACGCACAGCAACGATGGCGCGACTCCCTGCAGTGAGTGCCAGGGCcctgctctctgtctccctct ATTACGAGCTGCAGGTCGGCCTGACAGAAGCTTTGTGTCGGCTGACTCCGCGGAAGAAGAGGCTGCAGCGAGCCCGTGGCTGGTTCCCTCAGCCCGGCGTCTGCGCTGCCTTCTGTGACATCAGAGATGGAGACTTCGAGCTG GACTGCCGTCGTTTCCTCAACTTCCTGAACCGTTGCCGTAGCGACCAGATGAG GGTGCGAACCTTCCCGTGCCGTCAGACGTTCCTGGACTCGGCAGAG CTCTGTAAACCCAAAGACAAGCCCTTGGAACCGTTCTGGATCGACTTCAACACAGGATCCAAATCTGTGACCTTCTTCACGGATGACCCTCAG AGTTGTCTGTGGAGTTCTGTTCATCTGTCCAGTGACAACGTGGACCAGTACAGCATTCGGCTTCAGAAGGGCGAGTGCACTTCAGCGTCCATGAGACCGGCGCGCGGAGCCCTCAACCCTCTGTCTTTTCTCCCAGACTCGAATGTCCCACAGTCGGTTTTGAGGGTCCACTTGATCTCTCCCATCACTCACCTGGGCAACACAGGCCAGACGGTCAAGATTCTCTTCAACCCAGAGGACCATCAAGACCTGGAGGAGTCTCTGAAGGCAGTGTTTCTG GAAGGCGAGAAGAGCAGCAAGGCTCGGCGATGTTTGAGAG TTCTTCCTCTGTCCCCAAGCAACAAGCAGCCCACCTCTGAG CCTCGGAGGAAGAGCAGAGCGGAGGCCCTCTTCGACCTGGTGGTCCCGAGCACAGCCTCCTACAACTCAG GCGTTTTGATGGTGCCAGACCCAGACAGCCAGGAGCGAGGGAGCCCGTCG GTCAGCAGCCGGAGCAGGAAGCGCTCACTTCCTGACTCAG GCCTCGTGTCGGATAGAAATGAAGATGGTTGCTCACCGAAGTTGAgaagggaagaagaaggagcgCAGAGGAGGAAGGACACCTCGGCGTCTCCAG GGAATGACGGAGCAAAGCCGACCTCAGGAGCTG TGCCAAAAAGCAGAGGGGCTTTTACTGTCGTCTTTCCCCAAGATTCAGACCGATGCTGTGAAGATGGCGACCAACCAGGTGAGGAGAGCGAGGGCCCTCAGCTGACCAGCACGTCGGCCGGCTTCACGCGACTGGTTCAGAACCTCAAAGGTGGACTCATG GAGTCCTGGCGGcgagtggaggaggagctgcagaagccTCTGAGCCAGTGTCAGCAGCGTGTGGCGTCACTGCTCCAGGACGTCCGCCGTCACAG CAACCGACCCACCGCAGGTACATGTTGCCACCAGGTAGCACATGGAACTGCACTGAGCCCAGCTCAGGACCAATGCTGCCGCTCTGTTGCCCGTCCAGTGGCAGACGGCTCTCACAGCCCAGAGTCCCGCCAGCCGTCCTGA
- the sycp2l gene encoding synaptonemal complex protein 2-like isoform X5, with translation MAEVSAGRRTDLRRRAFLQSLCSDRTQMETLLEEHLQRADPAGVVSLIHFEGLNHSAVVQLDLLVTKALERLTWDGTLVQLGLPAKASAPVEEALEQAVLSDSLFQVCFWFRAVSRRLTSDPPTETLHCLTESFYDYFLCLSQTSLPVHQLSAVLSHLTELAVKPDMYFSLGLEAIRTFNAVLDCLSPERRRRIQVQKNQAQILYNPTRTATMARLPAVSARALLSVSLCRSQLSTAVLTAADYELQVGLTEALCRLTPRKKRLQRARGWFPQPGVCAAFCDIRDGDFELDCRRFLNFLNRCRSDQMRVRTFPCRQTFLDSAELCKPKDKPLEPFWIDFNTGSKSVTFFTDDPQSCLWSSVHLSSDNVDQYSIRLQKGECTSASMRPARGALNPLSFLPDSNVPQSVLRVHLISPITHLGNTGQTVKILFNPEDHQDLEESLKAVFLEGEKSSKARRCLRVLPLSPSNKQPTSEPRRKSRAEALFDLVVPSTASYNSGVLMVPDPDSQERGSPSVSSRSRKRSLPDSGLVSDRNEDGCSPKLRREEEGAQRRKDTSASPGNDGAKPTSGAVPKSRGAFTVVFPQDSDRCCEDGDQPGEESEGPQLTSTSAGFTRLVQNLKGGLMESWRRVEEELQKPLSQCQQRVASLLQDVRRHSNRPTAGTCCHQVAHGTALSPAQDQCCRSVARPVADGSHSPESRQPS, from the exons ATGGCCGAGGTTTCAGCGGGAAGACGAACAGACTTGCGACGCCGAGCATTTCTTCAGAGCTTGTGCTCTGACAGGACACAG ATGGAGACCCTGTTGGAGGAGCACCTGCAGCGGGCTGACCCTGCGGGCGTGGTCTCGCTCATCCACTTTGAGGGTTTGAACCACTCGGCAGTGGTGCAGCTGGACCTGCTGGTGACCAAG GCCCTGGAGCGCCTGACCTGGGACGGGACGCTGGTGCAGCTGGGACTGCCTGCCAAGGCGAGTGCTCCAGTGGAGGAAGCCTTGGAGCAGGCTGTtctctctgactctctcttTCAGGTTTGTTTTTGGTTCCGAGCTGTCTCCCGGcgcttgacctctgaccccccaACAGAGACGCTTCACTGTCTGACAGAGAGCTTCTATGATTATTTCCTG tgtctgagtcAAACGTCGCTTCCAG TGCACCAGCTGTCTGCGGTTCTCAGCCATTTGACGGAGTTGGCTGTAAAACCAGACATGTATTTCTCTCTTGGACTGGAG GCCATCAGAACATTCAATGCTGTGCTGGATTGTCTGAgtccagagaggaggaggaggatccagGTGCAGAAGAACCAAGCTCAGATACTGTATAACCCCACACGCACAGCAACGATGGCGCGACTCCCTGCAGTGAGTGCCAGGGCcctgctctctgtctccctctgtaGGTCACAGTTGTCAACAGCGGTTCTGACGGCTGCAG ATTACGAGCTGCAGGTCGGCCTGACAGAAGCTTTGTGTCGGCTGACTCCGCGGAAGAAGAGGCTGCAGCGAGCCCGTGGCTGGTTCCCTCAGCCCGGCGTCTGCGCTGCCTTCTGTGACATCAGAGATGGAGACTTCGAGCTG GACTGCCGTCGTTTCCTCAACTTCCTGAACCGTTGCCGTAGCGACCAGATGAG GGTGCGAACCTTCCCGTGCCGTCAGACGTTCCTGGACTCGGCAGAG CTCTGTAAACCCAAAGACAAGCCCTTGGAACCGTTCTGGATCGACTTCAACACAGGATCCAAATCTGTGACCTTCTTCACGGATGACCCTCAG AGTTGTCTGTGGAGTTCTGTTCATCTGTCCAGTGACAACGTGGACCAGTACAGCATTCGGCTTCAGAAGGGCGAGTGCACTTCAGCGTCCATGAGACCGGCGCGCGGAGCCCTCAACCCTCTGTCTTTTCTCCCAGACTCGAATGTCCCACAGTCGGTTTTGAGGGTCCACTTGATCTCTCCCATCACTCACCTGGGCAACACAGGCCAGACGGTCAAGATTCTCTTCAACCCAGAGGACCATCAAGACCTGGAGGAGTCTCTGAAGGCAGTGTTTCTG GAAGGCGAGAAGAGCAGCAAGGCTCGGCGATGTTTGAGAG TTCTTCCTCTGTCCCCAAGCAACAAGCAGCCCACCTCTGAG CCTCGGAGGAAGAGCAGAGCGGAGGCCCTCTTCGACCTGGTGGTCCCGAGCACAGCCTCCTACAACTCAG GCGTTTTGATGGTGCCAGACCCAGACAGCCAGGAGCGAGGGAGCCCGTCG GTCAGCAGCCGGAGCAGGAAGCGCTCACTTCCTGACTCAG GCCTCGTGTCGGATAGAAATGAAGATGGTTGCTCACCGAAGTTGAgaagggaagaagaaggagcgCAGAGGAGGAAGGACACCTCGGCGTCTCCAG GGAATGACGGAGCAAAGCCGACCTCAGGAGCTG TGCCAAAAAGCAGAGGGGCTTTTACTGTCGTCTTTCCCCAAGATTCAGACCGATGCTGTGAAGATGGCGACCAACCAGGTGAGGAGAGCGAGGGCCCTCAGCTGACCAGCACGTCGGCCGGCTTCACGCGACTGGTTCAGAACCTCAAAGGTGGACTCATG GAGTCCTGGCGGcgagtggaggaggagctgcagaagccTCTGAGCCAGTGTCAGCAGCGTGTGGCGTCACTGCTCCAGGACGTCCGCCGTCACAG CAACCGACCCACCGCAGGTACATGTTGCCACCAGGTAGCACATGGAACTGCACTGAGCCCAGCTCAGGACCAATGCTGCCGCTCTGTTGCCCGTCCAGTGGCAGACGGCTCTCACAGCCCAGAGTCCCGCCAGCCGTCCTGA
- the sycp2l gene encoding synaptonemal complex protein 2-like isoform X10 codes for MAEVSAGRRTDLRRRAFLQSLCSDRTQMETLLEEHLQRADPAGVVSLIHFEGLNHSAVVQLDLLVTKLLSRSHFHKVSVLLKALERLTWDGTLVQLGLPAKASAPVEEALEQAVLSDSLFQVCFWFRAVSRRLTSDPPTETLHCLTESFYDYFLCLSQTSLPVHQLSAVLSHLTELAVKPDMYFSLGLEAIRTFNAVLDCLSPERRRRIQVQKNQAQILYNPTRTATMARLPAVSARALLSVSLCRSQLSTAVLTAADYELQVGLTEALCRLTPRKKRLQRARGWFPQPGVCAAFCDIRDGDFELDCRRFLNFLNRCRSDQMRVRTFPCRQTFLDSAELCKPKDKPLEPFWIDFNTGSKSVTFFTDDPQSCLWSSVHLSSDNVDQYSIRLQKGECTSASMRPARGALNPLSFLPDSNVPQSVLRVHLISPITHLGNTGQTVKILFNPEDHQDLEESLKAVFLEGEKSSKARRCLRVLPLSPSNKQPTSEPRRKSRAEALFDLVVPSTASYNSGVLMVPDPDSQERGSPSVSSRSRKRSLPDSGLVSDRNEDGCSPKLRREEEGAQRRKDTSASPDRCCEDGDQPGEESEGPQLTSTSAGFTRLVQNLKGGLMESWRRVEEELQKPLSQCQQRVASLLQDVRRHSNRPTAGTCCHQVAHGTALSPAQDQCCRSVARPVADGSHSPESRQPS; via the exons ATGGCCGAGGTTTCAGCGGGAAGACGAACAGACTTGCGACGCCGAGCATTTCTTCAGAGCTTGTGCTCTGACAGGACACAG ATGGAGACCCTGTTGGAGGAGCACCTGCAGCGGGCTGACCCTGCGGGCGTGGTCTCGCTCATCCACTTTGAGGGTTTGAACCACTCGGCAGTGGTGCAGCTGGACCTGCTGGTGACCAAG CTGCTGAGCCGATCGCACTTCCACAAAGTGTCCGTCCTCCTGAAGGCCCTGGAGCGCCTGACCTGGGACGGGACGCTGGTGCAGCTGGGACTGCCTGCCAAGGCGAGTGCTCCAGTGGAGGAAGCCTTGGAGCAGGCTGTtctctctgactctctcttTCAGGTTTGTTTTTGGTTCCGAGCTGTCTCCCGGcgcttgacctctgaccccccaACAGAGACGCTTCACTGTCTGACAGAGAGCTTCTATGATTATTTCCTG tgtctgagtcAAACGTCGCTTCCAG TGCACCAGCTGTCTGCGGTTCTCAGCCATTTGACGGAGTTGGCTGTAAAACCAGACATGTATTTCTCTCTTGGACTGGAG GCCATCAGAACATTCAATGCTGTGCTGGATTGTCTGAgtccagagaggaggaggaggatccagGTGCAGAAGAACCAAGCTCAGATACTGTATAACCCCACACGCACAGCAACGATGGCGCGACTCCCTGCAGTGAGTGCCAGGGCcctgctctctgtctccctctgtaGGTCACAGTTGTCAACAGCGGTTCTGACGGCTGCAG ATTACGAGCTGCAGGTCGGCCTGACAGAAGCTTTGTGTCGGCTGACTCCGCGGAAGAAGAGGCTGCAGCGAGCCCGTGGCTGGTTCCCTCAGCCCGGCGTCTGCGCTGCCTTCTGTGACATCAGAGATGGAGACTTCGAGCTG GACTGCCGTCGTTTCCTCAACTTCCTGAACCGTTGCCGTAGCGACCAGATGAG GGTGCGAACCTTCCCGTGCCGTCAGACGTTCCTGGACTCGGCAGAG CTCTGTAAACCCAAAGACAAGCCCTTGGAACCGTTCTGGATCGACTTCAACACAGGATCCAAATCTGTGACCTTCTTCACGGATGACCCTCAG AGTTGTCTGTGGAGTTCTGTTCATCTGTCCAGTGACAACGTGGACCAGTACAGCATTCGGCTTCAGAAGGGCGAGTGCACTTCAGCGTCCATGAGACCGGCGCGCGGAGCCCTCAACCCTCTGTCTTTTCTCCCAGACTCGAATGTCCCACAGTCGGTTTTGAGGGTCCACTTGATCTCTCCCATCACTCACCTGGGCAACACAGGCCAGACGGTCAAGATTCTCTTCAACCCAGAGGACCATCAAGACCTGGAGGAGTCTCTGAAGGCAGTGTTTCTG GAAGGCGAGAAGAGCAGCAAGGCTCGGCGATGTTTGAGAG TTCTTCCTCTGTCCCCAAGCAACAAGCAGCCCACCTCTGAG CCTCGGAGGAAGAGCAGAGCGGAGGCCCTCTTCGACCTGGTGGTCCCGAGCACAGCCTCCTACAACTCAG GCGTTTTGATGGTGCCAGACCCAGACAGCCAGGAGCGAGGGAGCCCGTCG GTCAGCAGCCGGAGCAGGAAGCGCTCACTTCCTGACTCAG GCCTCGTGTCGGATAGAAATGAAGATGGTTGCTCACCGAAGTTGAgaagggaagaagaaggagcgCAGAGGAGGAAGGACACCTCGGCGTCTCCAG ACCGATGCTGTGAAGATGGCGACCAACCAGGTGAGGAGAGCGAGGGCCCTCAGCTGACCAGCACGTCGGCCGGCTTCACGCGACTGGTTCAGAACCTCAAAGGTGGACTCATG GAGTCCTGGCGGcgagtggaggaggagctgcagaagccTCTGAGCCAGTGTCAGCAGCGTGTGGCGTCACTGCTCCAGGACGTCCGCCGTCACAG CAACCGACCCACCGCAGGTACATGTTGCCACCAGGTAGCACATGGAACTGCACTGAGCCCAGCTCAGGACCAATGCTGCCGCTCTGTTGCCCGTCCAGTGGCAGACGGCTCTCACAGCCCAGAGTCCCGCCAGCCGTCCTGA